A region of Subdoligranulum variabile DNA encodes the following proteins:
- a CDS encoding zinc-ribbon domain containing protein, whose product MFEDKTLVCKECGKEFVWTAGEQEFYASRGFENQPQRCKPCRDARKNATRGERQMFDAVCASCGKACKVPFQPREDRPVYCSECFAKMKENG is encoded by the coding sequence ATGTTCGAAGACAAGACTTTGGTATGCAAGGAATGCGGCAAGGAGTTCGTCTGGACCGCCGGCGAGCAGGAGTTCTACGCCAGCCGTGGTTTCGAGAACCAGCCCCAGCGCTGCAAGCCCTGCCGCGATGCCCGCAAGAACGCTACCCGCGGTGAGCGCCAGATGTTCGACGCCGTTTGCGCCAGCTGCGGCAAAGCCTGCAAAGTTCCTTTCCAGCCGCGTGAGGACCGCCCGGTCTACTGCAGCGAGTGCTTTGCGAAGATGAAAGAGAACGGCTGA
- a CDS encoding sigma-70 family RNA polymerase sigma factor translates to MQKVDDDLLVRAQQGDDTALAALIARMMPAIRKGAAVYRAPGLDFEDAVQEGLIGLFQAVRGYRSAAGTPFASYAATCIHHAQQDAQRAALRKKHAPLNFSVPLPDAENIPQPGPEELAIAGERYADTLQRMQTELSVLERRALVASLHGQPVAQTARTLGTTPKAVANALARARRKLRG, encoded by the coding sequence ATGCAAAAAGTGGACGATGACCTGCTTGTGCGTGCACAGCAGGGGGACGATACCGCCCTGGCCGCGTTGATTGCCCGTATGATGCCTGCCATCCGCAAGGGGGCGGCGGTCTACCGGGCGCCCGGTCTGGACTTTGAGGACGCGGTACAGGAAGGCCTGATCGGTTTGTTTCAGGCCGTGCGCGGCTACCGGTCTGCTGCCGGAACGCCGTTTGCCTCCTATGCCGCTACCTGCATCCATCATGCCCAGCAGGACGCGCAGCGCGCGGCCCTGCGCAAGAAGCATGCGCCGCTGAATTTCAGCGTGCCGCTGCCCGATGCCGAGAACATTCCCCAGCCGGGGCCGGAGGAACTGGCCATTGCCGGGGAACGCTACGCCGACACCCTGCAGCGCATGCAGACCGAACTTTCGGTGCTGGAACGCCGTGCACTGGTGGCAAGCCTTCATGGGCAGCCGGTAGCCCAGACCGCCCGTACGCTTGGCACCACTCCCAAGGCGGTGGCCAATGCCCTGGCCCGTGCCCGCCGCAAGCTGCGCGGGTAA